The following proteins are encoded in a genomic region of Bacillus sp. Marseille-Q1617:
- a CDS encoding alpha/beta hydrolase — MKKRSLLLGGFLSALGIGGLGYFITNTFLYLPKKDEHSVRSREINALRLNQEEYDALPKEEVNIPSPYGYDLNAIFVTPYPHKRYMIFAHGVTENKLNSIKYMNMFIKKGFNAIIYDHRRHGGSGGSTTSYGYYEKYDLKAVVDELIQREGKDVFFGLHGESMGAATVLLFGGSVEDCADFYIADCPYSDFAEQLAYRMSVELKVPARFLLPLVSRTLKFREGYSLKELSPISVIGNIQKPVLFIHSMEDDYILPKMTEDLFHKKQGAKMMHLDFRGTHAQSYNEDPEKYEGVVQRFLDEVVNHKKEGAS, encoded by the coding sequence ATGAAAAAGAGATCTCTCTTGCTAGGAGGGTTCCTCTCCGCTCTTGGAATTGGCGGATTGGGATATTTCATTACGAATACCTTCCTGTACCTTCCAAAAAAAGATGAACATTCCGTTCGTTCAAGGGAAATCAATGCACTCCGGCTAAACCAGGAAGAATATGATGCACTCCCCAAAGAAGAAGTGAACATCCCCTCGCCGTACGGATATGATCTCAACGCTATTTTCGTCACTCCTTACCCTCATAAGAGATATATGATCTTTGCACATGGGGTCACTGAAAATAAGCTTAATTCCATTAAATATATGAATATGTTTATAAAAAAAGGATTCAACGCGATCATCTATGACCACCGGCGCCACGGGGGGTCCGGCGGCAGCACGACAAGCTACGGATATTACGAAAAGTACGATTTAAAAGCCGTCGTCGATGAATTGATCCAACGGGAAGGCAAAGATGTTTTTTTTGGCCTGCATGGTGAATCCATGGGGGCCGCGACCGTCCTCCTCTTCGGGGGAAGTGTCGAGGACTGCGCTGACTTTTATATTGCAGATTGCCCGTATTCCGATTTCGCCGAACAGCTCGCCTACAGGATGAGTGTCGAACTGAAAGTGCCAGCGAGATTCCTGCTGCCTCTCGTAAGCCGAACCTTGAAATTCCGCGAGGGTTATTCGTTAAAGGAACTCTCCCCTATTTCGGTCATCGGGAACATCCAAAAGCCTGTCTTGTTCATCCACAGTATGGAAGACGACTATATCCTGCCGAAAATGACGGAAGATTTATTTCATAAGAAGCAGGGGGCGAAAATGATGCATCTTGATTTCCGCGGCACCCATGCCCAATCCTACAACGAAGATCCCGAGAAGTATGAGGGCGTGGTCCAACGATTCCTGGATGAAGTCGTCAACCATAAAAAGGAGGGCGCCTCATGA
- a CDS encoding aminoglycoside phosphotransferase family protein: MIPGYFHSKMITMYGESGAAWIDQAEQTILILKERFNLTYGEPFSLSYNFVVPAVLHDGTSVVLKTGYPNKDFSNEFHALREFSGDAMVKMIDSDQETGWMLLSHVKPGSPLHSLGNEMEQLKIFASIARSLWHKPSTSHSFPDVEAWSEGISRYKSRFKDGNGPLPEKMISKAESLFRRLLGSPQDRYLLHGDLHHENILYSEAAGWTAIDPKGLIGEREYDCIQYTLNHWKDHENPYELLKFRTLTLSSLLSLSYEKLIAYGFCHSVLSACWCTEDGGDCWQNGAAIAEMYERLMNENKAGSP; encoded by the coding sequence ATGATCCCGGGCTATTTCCATTCTAAGATGATAACGATGTATGGAGAATCCGGGGCGGCCTGGATCGATCAAGCTGAACAGACGATACTCATCCTGAAGGAACGATTTAACCTGACATACGGTGAACCTTTTTCCTTGAGCTACAATTTCGTCGTCCCGGCCGTACTCCATGACGGGACTTCCGTGGTGTTGAAAACGGGGTATCCCAATAAAGACTTTTCAAATGAATTCCATGCACTCAGGGAATTCTCCGGGGATGCCATGGTGAAGATGATCGACTCTGACCAGGAAACGGGCTGGATGCTCCTCTCTCATGTAAAGCCCGGCTCCCCTTTACATTCTCTTGGAAATGAAATGGAGCAATTAAAGATTTTCGCCTCTATTGCCAGGTCATTGTGGCACAAGCCTTCAACTTCCCACTCTTTTCCCGATGTTGAAGCCTGGTCGGAAGGCATCAGTCGATATAAATCCCGCTTTAAGGACGGGAACGGTCCCCTGCCGGAGAAGATGATCTCAAAAGCAGAGTCACTTTTCCGCAGGCTTCTCGGTTCCCCACAGGACCGTTACCTGCTTCACGGTGACTTGCATCATGAAAACATCCTGTACTCCGAGGCTGCCGGCTGGACCGCCATCGATCCCAAGGGGCTGATCGGGGAGCGGGAATACGACTGCATCCAGTACACCCTGAACCACTGGAAGGACCATGAAAATCCTTATGAACTCTTAAAATTCAGAACGCTGACCTTGTCTTCCCTTCTGTCCCTTTCCTATGAAAAGCTCATCGCTTACGGATTCTGTCACTCCGTCCTGTCTGCCTGCTGGTGTACAGAAGACGGGGGCGACTGCTGGCAAAACGGGGCAGCCATTGCGGAAATGTATGAGAGGCTCATGAATGAAAATAAAGCCGGCTCCCCTTGA